The genomic interval GACTGAGGCCTGACGGGGGCGGGGTCGCCGGGCCGAGCCGCCCGGAAGTGACGTCCGTGCCGTGCCCCGCTGGAGGAATCCCCTATGCCCAGACGCTCTGCCCTGATCCTGCTGCCCCTCGCCCTCGGTTCCTGCACCCTGATGGCCCCCAACGCCGGAACGGCCGACGGCCTCTTCCTGCAAGCGGCGACCGGCAGCAACCTCTTCGAGATCCAGTCGTCGCAACTCGCGCTGAGCAAGTCGAACACGGCGGCGATCCGCGCTTTCGCCCAGCAGATGATCACCGACCACACCACGGCCCAGAACCAGGTGAATACCCTGGCCGCCGCGCGCAACGTGCCGCTGCCCAAGGTGCTCCCCCCCGAGCTGCAACTCAAGATCACCACCCTGAACACCCTCAGCGGCGCGGCCTTCGACGCCGCCTACGCCCGCGAGCAGGTGCTGGGCCACCAGCTCAGCATCAGCCTGCACCAGAACCAGCAGACGGCAGGCCGCGACCCGGCGGTGGTCGCCTACGCCGCCGAGAAACTGCCGGTCATCACGGGGCACCTCCAGCAGGCCCAGGCGCTTCTCACGGCCACCCCCGCCGCTCCTGCCACACCCAGCGCCCCGTAATCTCCAATCCACACAACACGCCCCACGGCCAGCGAAAGGACGTGGGGCGTGTCATGTGGTCGGGCCGCAGGGATGGCTGCCCTGCGAACTTCGCCCTTCCCCACGGCTCTACCGCACCGCGAGACGGTGGGCGCAACCGGAGCGCACCAGGATCAAGCGTTGCGGCCCAAGGCCGTGTCCCCTGCGCCGCTCCTCTGCCAAACGCAGCGTTCCTCCCCAGCGCCCTCCCCTCACCCCTGCGCCGCCTCCCGCGTCGGCACCTCCCGCAGCGCCCAGCGCAGCCCCAGCGCCGTGAGCAGCCCCACCGCCATCAGGCTCAGCCAGGGCAGCAGCGGCAGCCCGATCCGCGCGCCCGCGTCAATCAGCAGGCCGCCGACCACGTTGCCCACCGCGCCCCCCAATCCCAGGCTGATCGCGGAGAACCCGAAATAGCTGCCCGTCAGCCCCGGCGGGGCCAGCCGCGCGGTGAGCGTCTGCTGGGTGGGGTAGACCAGCATGGTGCCCAGGCTGTAAAGCGCCACGCAGGCGAGCAGTTGCCCGAAGGTCGCGGCAAAGCCCATCAGGCCCAGGCTGAGGGCGACTGTCAGCACCGCCGCCACCAGCGCGACCCGCGTCCGCACCCGCCGCTCGACGAACCTGAGCAGCGGGTATTGCAGCACGACCGCCAGCCCCGCCGACAGGCCGTACAGCGGCCCCGTGGCTCCCGGCCCGGCCAGCGCCACCGCCTTGAGGGTGACCGCCACGTTGAGCTGGGTGCTGAGCAGGAAGTAGCCCACCAGCACCAGTGTGAAGCGCCGGAAACGGCGGTCCAGGGCGGCTGTCTTCAGGCCGTCCAGCCCGCCTCCGGTCACGGCGGCGGGGCGAAAATGCGGCAGGGTCGCGGCCAGCACCGCGCAGGCCAGCAGGTACACGCTGCCCGCCGCCAGCGCCGCCGTGCGGAAGCCCAGCCCCAGCAGCGCGGCCCCGATGAGTGGCCCGGTGACCATGCCGAGGTTGCCCGAGATGCTGGTCAGGCTGAACATGCGGGTGCGGTGCTCCGGCGCCGTGACGGCCGTGATCGCCGCGTTCTTGGGCGCGTCGAAGAGGCCGCCGCCTATCCCCGCCAGCAGCGCCGCCGCCAGCAAGACCGGCAGCGTCTCGGCAAAGCCCATCCAGGCGAAGCCCAGCGTGCGAATCAGGCAGCCGGCCAGGATCAGCGGCTTGGGGCCGATGCGGTCGGCCCAGGCCCCGCCGAACACCGTCAGCCCCTGCTGGGTGAGCTGCCGCAGCCCCAGCACCAGCCCCACGCTGGCGGCCGCCCAGCCCAGCTCGTCGACGAAATGCACCGTGACCAGCGGGATCACCGCAAAAAACCCGCCCCACATCAAAAAGTTCGCCGCGATCAAGCCCAGCTGCGCGCCCGACAGGCGAAAGGGGGGAGCGGTGGGGGCGGGCGCAGTCACGGGGGAGAGGCTACACCCCCAGGCACCCGGAGACCCCGGGGCCACCCGGCAGGACCGGGTACGCTGCGGCCATGGCGCCCCAGCTTCTGCCCCTCGCCCCCCGCGTGCAATACCTGCCCGGCGCCGTCAACAGCCTGGTGCTGGAAGACGGCCAGGGCGGCGCGCTGCTGGTGGACACCGGCCTGGACGATAGCCACGCGCGCGGGTTACTGCGGGCGCTCGCGGCCGCCGGGCTGACCCCCACGGCGATCCTGAACACCCACAGCCACGCCGACCACCACGGCGGCAACGCCTTTATCCTGGGCCGCTTTCCGGGGCTGGAGGTTTTCGCGCCCTCCCTGGAAGCCGCGATCATCCGGCATCCGGTCCTCGAACCGCTCTCGCTGTGGGGCGCCTGGCCGCCGCCCGGGTTGCAGAGCAAGTTTCTCCTCGCCCCGGCCAGCCCGGCCCAGCCGGTGGAGACCGGGGCGGTGCGGCTGGGCGGCGTGGAGGTCGAATTGCTGGACGTGCCCGGCCACGCCGCCGAGATGGTCGCCGTGCGCGCCGGAGACGTGCTGTACGCCGCCGACGCCCTCTTCGGCCCGGCGGCGCTCGTCAAGCATCCGCTGACCTTTTGCGCCGACTCGGGCCACCAGAAGGCGTCAGCGGCCCGGCTGGGCACCCTCTCCGGGGTGCGGGTGGTCCTGCCCGGCCACGGCGACCCCACCCCTGACCTGTCCGGGCTGGTCGCCGCCAACCTCGCCGCCTACGCCCGCACCACCCAGGCGGTGCTGGAGGCGGTGGCGGAGGGCGCGGCGAGCGTGGACGACCTGCTCGCCCGCGTCTGCCTGCGCCTGGGCGTGACCATGAGAGACCCCGGCGCGGTGGTCCTGAACCGCGCGGTGGTGAGCGCCCACCTGACCGAGCTGCTGGAGGCGGGCGCCGTGGAGTGGGCGGTGGAGGCGGGCCGCTTGACCTTCCGGCCCGCCTGAGGCGGGGGGCTGGAGCGGGCCGGGCAGCGTCAGGACTTCGGCCCGCCGTAGGCCCGGCGCTCGTGGCGCAGCGGCACCAGCCACCACACCCACAGCAGCAGCAGGGCCAGCCCGCCCGGCATGATCCAGGCCAGCGGGCCGGGCACGACCTGGGCCGCGACCAGCCGCGTCGCCAGCACCAGCGCCAGCGTCATGAACACGGCGCCCGCCCGGACCAGCCGGGTCGCGGTGCCCTTGAACTCCTCGGGGTGACGCATCGGGCGGCGCAGGTAATGGTGCAGGGCGGGCGCGCTGAGCAGCACCAGGCTGAGCAGCGAGCACAGGAAAGTCGCCGTGTAGACCCAGCGCTCCGGGGCCGCCACGTCGCGGAAACTGGCGTTGAAGGGCAGAATGATCAGGAAGCTGGTCAGCACCTGCGCGCCCTGAAGCAAGATCCGCAGCTCAGCCAGCAGATCGGCCAGCGTGTCGGTGTCGGGCACCTGGGTCATGGGAGAGACCAGCATACGGCCCGGGCCGCCGCAAGCGTGAAGAAACCCCGTATGGGAGCGCTCCGGGAGGCGTCGTAGCGTGAGGCCATGACCAAGAAGACCGCCGCGACCCCCCGAGCCAGCCGTGCCAAGGTCGGCGCGTCCACTCCGGCCGAGCAGGCGAACGGGACCCCGGGCGTGCCTGCCCAGGGCGAGGCCAAGGCCGACGCCGCGCACCTCGACACCGTGCACAACCGCCTGGTCGACCACGGCTACCTCTCCGAAGAAGAGTTCGGCACTGTCAGCGAGGCCTTGCAGCGCAACCTCGCCACCACCATCAGCCTGTACCTGAAGTTCAAGAAGTACCATTGGGACATCCGGGGCCGCTTCTTCCGCGACCTGCACCTCGCCTACGACGAGTTTATCGACGAGTTTTTCCCGTCTATCGACGAGCAGGCCGAGCGGCTGGTCGCGCTGGGCGGCAGTCCCGTCGCCGCGCCTGCCGACCTGGCGCGTTTCAGCGCCGTGGCGGTCCCCACCGAGACCGTCCGCGACGCCCGCAGCCAGGTGGCCGACTTGGTGGGCGACCTGACCCGCGTCAGCAAGAGCTACCGCGACGACGCGCAGACAGTGGACGAGGCCAACGACCCCGTCACCGCTGACCTGTTCACCGGCTACGCGGCCACCCTGGACAAGATTCGCTGGATGCTCCAAGCGATGATGGACGACGACCGCATGAACTGACGCACCGGCGGCGCAGCGGAGAAGCCGAGAGACCACCGGGCCGCCCCGGTGGTTTTCTGATGGAGGCCCATGAGCAAGAAGTTCGACTATTCCCTCGATTACGCCCAGCTCGACCTGCGCGCGCACCCCGAACTGTACCGGGTGGGGGTGGGCGAGCAGGGGGTCTTGCTGGTGCAGCCGTACAAGGCCGAGCTGCTGCCGCACTGGCGCTTTGCCACGCCGGAGGCGGCCCGCGCCAGCAGCGAGCGAATCTACGCGATGTTCCTGGAGTATCTGCGCGCCGGGGACTTCGTGGGGGCCGACATGGCGCGCAAGTTTCTCCAGATGGGCTTTACCCGCTCCCGGCGCTATGCCAACCACCGGGGCGGCAAGAAGTACGGCGGCCCGGTGCCCGCCGACAAGAAGGGTCAGAGCGGTGCCCACGGCCGCGCCGAGCTGCCCCGCACCCCGGAAGACCCTGTCAAGGCCGAGTCGGCCCGCATCTTCAAGGCCCGCTGGGACCAGGCCGAGGCCAACGAGGACTACGCCCGCCTTAAGCGCGAACATAAAGCGCGGTACGGGTAACCTGGTGTCCGAGAGGGAAAAAATCGCCCTGCATCTCTTGACGCCAGACGCATACGGCGCTATCTTCAAGAAATCAAGGCGGCCCACGGGTCGCCTTTTTGCGTGTCCGGCCCAGGCAGGGTGCGGGCCGCCGGGGGGTCAGCGGTCCGCGAACCGCTCGGCGTAGAGGCCCGCCAGAAAGATCGTCTGGTAGGTGGCGTTCATGGTGTCGAGCACCTTGCCGCTGTATTCGAAGGCCCACTCGCCCGCACGGGTCTGCCACCAGACCCCCAGCAGCACGGCGTGGTCTTCGAGCTGCATGGAGACGCTGGTCTCGAACCCCGGCGCCCGGGCTTGCAGCACCATGCCGTCCAGAAACTGGAGCGAGCGCGGCATGCTGTGGATGCTGACCGCGTACAGGTGGCCGACCTGGTCGCCCTGGCGCCGCTTCAATTCTCCGAGGTCCACCTGAAACTCGCGGGACTTGGAAAAGACGTCGGGCGAACCGGGCAGATGGGTGATCTCAAAGGCGCTGCGGTTGGGAAAATCAATCAGGCCGCTGGGCGCCACATGGACGACTTGCAACTCGGCGTGGACCACCCAGAGGGCCGCCGCGTGGACGGCGAGGTAAAGGGTGGGGCGTTCTTCGGTCATGCGTCTCCTCGGGGACAGGCACGGATGCAACCCCGGCCCACAGGGTACGCAACGGTTGACCCTCCGGGGCCTCACGCTTCAGGTTTTCCCAGGTCCGTCAACCTGGCCTTGAGACGGACCTCACGGCAGCGTGCCATGAACTTTTCCCCCGTGCCGTGCGGCCAAACCCGGGTGCGCCAATGCCGGACCAGACTGCCGGGCGTGTCCGGCAGCCCCACAACGTCGCCCCGCATCAGGTGAGGCCCCATGAAGGGCGCGCTCTTTTGGTTGCATCACCGCCCAGGAGGGCGGTCCCCCCCGAGCACCAGCGCCGCGAGGTCGTCAGCCGTGTTCACGTTCTGCAAGGCGCCCGGACTCACCGTCTCGATCACGGCGTGCGGCACGGTCCGCGTTGCGCCGGGCGGCGCGGCGGCGCGCAGGCGGCGTTCGCCCGCGTCGAGCTGCGCCGTGACGGCGGGCCGCAGCGACGTGTGGTACAGGGCCGCCAGCGGCTGCGGCCGGTGCTGGGCGTCCAGCGCCTGCACCGCGCGCACGTCGGGGCCACGTTCCTGCGCGAGCGCCCGCCAGTACGCGGGCGTCAGGCGCGGCATATCCACCCCGGCAAAAGCCACCCAGACCGGGCCTGCCTGGGCCTGTGCCGCCGCCAGCGCCGCTTCCAGCGCGGCGAGCGGTCCCTGGCCGGGGCGCGTGTCGGGCAGCTCGCGCCAGCCGGGCAGATCGTAGCGGCCCGGCGGCACCACCAGCAGCCGCAGCCCCACCCCCTCCAGGCTCGCGGCCACGTGGGCCAGCAGGGTCCGGCCCTCCAGCAGCGCCCCGGCCTTGTCGCGGCCAAAGCGGCTTGAGCGCCCGCCCGCCGTGATCGCCCCGACCAGGTCCTGCACGGATCAGCGCCCCGGCGCCGGGGCTGCGGCCGGGGCTGTGCTGCGCGGCGGCGCTGGCCGGGTGCCCGGTCTCTGGCCTGCGCCCTGGGTCTTCATGGTTTACCTATATTGCACGCTGACCGACACTGCCGCGCCGGGCCGTGCGGGCACACTGCTCTTGTTCACATTTCAGCTCAGCCGTGACCAGGAGGTATACCCATGAACCGACTCCTCGTGTTCGCCCTTCCTCTGCTGCTGGGGTCCTGCACCCTGATGACGGCAGGCAGCCCCTACACGCTGGGCAAGCAGCCGGCCGCCGGGGAGCTGAACCCCAGCGGCACCGTCAGCGTGCAGCGCTCGGCCTACATGGTGATGACCGAGGCCCGCGCCAGCGGTCTGCGGCCCAACCAGGCCTACGTCGCGCACTACCACCTCCAGGGCACGGCGGGCGCGCCGCCCTGCGAGAGCGGCGGCCCGCCCATCATGAGCAGCAAGATCGTGGCCACGACCGACGCCAACGGCGTGCTCACCATGTCGGGCCGGGTGCCCAGCGGCGACGTGCTGGCGGCGACCTACTTCAACATCCACACCGCTGCCGACGCCGAGGGCACCCCGGCGGACCCCGGCGTGGCCTGCACGGCGGTGCGGTTGCAGTAACGCCGCCCCCCTTCCCCGCCCGCGCGCCCCTGCCCCTGCCGGTGGGGGCGCCAATCTGGGTTAGCCTGCGCGCGTGAGTCTGCGAATCCTGGGCGGCAGCGCGAGAGGCCGCGCCCTGAAAGTTCCTGAGAGCGCCCGGCCCAGCGGCGTCCGTCTCCGCAAGAGCCTCTTTGACCTGCTGGCGGCGCGCAAACCCTCGGGCAGCTTCCTCGACCTGCACGGCGGCAGCGGCGCGGTGGGCCTGGAGGCCGCCAGCCGGGGCTACGCGGTCACCCTGATCGAGCTGGACCCCCGCGCGGTCCGGGCGCTGGAGGACAACGCCCGGCAGCTGGAGTTGCGGGTGCGGGTGCTGCGCGGCGACGCCGAAGCGCTGCTGCCGGGGCTGGGCGCCTTCGACGTGGTGTTCAGCGACCCGCCCTACGTGCAGGACATTCCGCGCCTGGCGAAGAAGCTGCTGGCCTCCGCTGTCCTGGCCCCGGGCGGCCTGCTGGTCTGCCAGCATCCTGACCGCACGGGGCTGCCGGAGGCGCCCGGCTTCGTGCGCGAGGAGCGGCGCTACGGCAGCAATACCCTCACGCTCTACGTGCGCGCCGAAGCGGGCGACCCGGCAGGCGGCCCCGCATGAACGCCGTCTTTCCCGGTTCCTTCGACCCCATCACCAGCGGCCACATGGACGTGTTGACGCGGGCGTCGCGCATCTTCGATCAGGTCACCGTGACGGTCATGCACAACGCCCGCAAGCAGGGCAAGCACCTCTTTACCCTGGAAGAGCGCCTGGCGATCTTGCACGAGGCGACCGCGCATTTCGGCAACGTCAGCGTGGACACCTTCGGCGGGCTGCTGGTGGACTACATGGCCCGGCAGCAAAAAGGCATCATCGTGCGCGGCCTGCGGGCGGTCTCCGACTACGAGTACGAACTCCAGATCGCGCACCTCAACCGCCAGATCGGGGAGGTCGAGACGGTCTTCATCATGGCCGCGACCCGCTGGAGCTTCGTCAGCTCCACCATGGTCCGCGAGATCGCCAGCTACGGGGGCGACATCTCCGAGATGGTGCCCCGCGCCTCGGCGGCGGCCCTGCGGCGCAAGTTCGCGGAGGTGTACGCGGAGCGGGAAGCGGGCGCCTAGCTAGCCGCGAGCCGTGAGAAAAGGCGCGAGGCCGGGGGCGCAGGGTCCGCCCTCCCGGCCTCGCCGCTGACGCCCTTCAGACCGGCTGTTTCAGCTCCTCGGCGGCCGTGCGCAGCGCCCCGGCGCGGTCGGTGGCCTCCCAGGGCAGCCCCTCACGCCCGAAGTGGCCGTAGGCGGCGGTCTGCGCGTAGATCGGGCGCAGCAGGTCGAGCTGCGCGATGATCGCTTGGGGGCGGGCGTCGAAGTGGCGTGCGACCAGTCCAGCCAGCACCTCGTCGCTGACCGTGCCGGTGCCGTAGGTGTCCACCCGCAGGCTGACTGGATGCGCCCGCCCGATGGCGTAGGCGACCTCGACCAGCGCCCGCCGCGCCAGCCCCGCCGCGACCACGTTCTTGGCGATGTAGCGCGCGTAGTAGGCCGCCGAGCGGTCCACCTTGGTGGGGTCCTTGCCCGAGAACGCGCCGCCGCCGTGCGGGACGGCTCCCCCGTAGGTGTCCACGATGATCTTGCGCCCGGTCAGGCCGGTGTCGCCGTGCGGGCCGCCGATCACGAACTTGCCGCTGGGGTTGATGAAGAACTTGGTCTCGTCGCTGAGCAGCTCCGCCGGGATCACCGCGCGGATCACGTGCGCGATCATGTCGGCGCGAATGCTCTCCTGGCCCACGTCCTCGCTGTGCTGGGTGCTGATGACGACCGTGTCCACCCGCGTCTCGCGCGCCTCGTGCGGTTCGCCGTCGCGGACGACCGTCACCTGCGCCTTGGCGTCGGGGCGCAGGTAGGGGAGGGTCCCGTTCTTGCGCAGCTCGGCCAGCCGCCGGGTGAGTTTGTGCGCCAGCGAGATGGGCAGCGGCATCAGCTCGGGCGTCTCGTCGGTCGCGTAGCCGAACATCAGGCCCTGGTCGCCCGCGCCGATCCGCGAGTGCTCATTCTCGGGGCGGGCGCGCTCCTCCTCGCTCATCTCCCGCCATTCCTCGGAAAAGTTCACGCCCCCGGCGATCTCGGGCGACTGCTCGTGCAGGGCGACGAGCACGGCGCTGTACTCGGCGTCGAAGCCGTAGTTGGCGCGGGTGTAGCCGACTTTCATCACGGCGTCACGCACGGTTTTTTGCACGTCCACGCGGGCCGTCTGGGCCGTCACCTCGCCCGCCACGACCGCCATGCCGGTGGTCAGCAGCGTCTCGACCGCGACCCGGCTGCCCGGTTCCTGGCGCAGAAACTCGTCCAGAATGGAGTCCGAGATGAAGTCGGCCAGCTTGTCCGGGTGGCCTTCCGATACCGATTCCGACGTGTAGAACTTCCGCATCCTCTGCTCCTTCGCGCGGGGGGGCGTCTCACAGAACAGCCTGGAGAGGGATGGCGCTGAGGTCCCCCGCGCGCGTGGCCTGCTCCACGGGGGGAGACGGGGCACCCCGGCAGCGTAACGCAAGGGCCGGGGCCAGGAAAAGGACGGCTGGCGACAGAGGGCCGCTTCCCCTGCTTCTGAGGGGGCGGCTACGGTGAGCGCTGCGCCTGACCTGGATCGGCCGCCATCGCCGCCGCGATCCCCGCCGGCAACTCCCCCGCCACCCGCTCCAGCGTCCGGGCCGCCGCCGCCCGCACCATCTTCTCGAAGGCCGCGCCGCCCCAGCCCTCAGCCTGCGGCAACCCCAGGTGCGCGCGAAAATGAAAGTGAAAGGTGGCGACCCCCGCCCCGTCCACCTGCGCCTGCCCGGCGACCTCCACCCAGGCCCGCTCGCCCGCCACCGGCTGCGGGAGAAGGGCCGCGCCCTGCGGCGTCTCCTCCAGGCGGCTCCGGAAGGGCAGGTCCACCTCGCCCAGCACCGGCACCGTGACCACCAGCTCGCCGCTGACCCCCCCCGGCCCGGCGCGCAGGTCGCGCAGAAACTGCACCCGCGCCAGCGCCCGGCCCGCGTCGCGCACAAAGGCCAGGGCCGCCGCCTGCCCGCCGGGGTGGGGGAGGGCAAAGCTCTGGGCGGCCTCGATCTGGAGGTCCGGGGCGCGGCCGGGGGGGTCGCCGGGGGTCAGTCCACCCACTCGATCACCACGCGGTTCTCGGCGACGGCGGCCTGCAACTCGGCGTCGTTCGCGCTGCGCAGCCGGGGCAGGTGCGCGAAGCGGGGGGTGGCCGAAGCGTAGCCCAGGCGCACGATCACCTCGTCGCTCACCTCGTCCTTGCCGATCCGCCACACCAGCTGGCCGCCCAGCGTTTCCAGGTGCCGGGTCAGGTCCGGGGGCAGCTCGCCGGAGGGGCCGGGGGCGGAGGCAGTCATGGGGGCCATTGTGGGGGAAGCGGGCGCGGGAGTACAACGGAGGGCATGACCCGCGAGAAGCTCTCCCCAGAGGACACGGCCTCCCTCTCCTGGCGGGCGCTGGAAACCCGGGTGGGCCTCGGCGCCCTGCCCGCCTTTCACCGGGCCTTTCTGACCTGGCGCGGCGTGGCGGGCACAGACGAAATGCCGCTGCGCCGGGTGGGCCAGCGCGTCGAGGCCGAACTCAACCGGCTGGTGCAGTCGGGCCAGGCCACCCGGGAGGGCGAGGACTGGGCGCTGGCGCCTGGAACGCTCGGCGGGTTCGAGGCGGCCCGTCCCTATCTGCCCCCCTCCGGCGCCTCGGCGGGCGAGGCCGGGGCCAGCGGCAGCTCGACCACCTCGTAAAGCCACTGGCCGTCGGTGGCGACCCGCGCCGCCTCGTCGGCCTCCTGCGCGCTGCCGAAGACCCGGCGCTCGCCCGCGTCGTCTTCCAGCCAGTGCGGTTCGTCCAGCAGAGCGTCCTGGCCCTGGGCATCTTTGTGAACGTACTGAAGGCGGACGGCGTGGGGCATGGCCCCCAGGCTACAAGACGGGGTGGGCCGCTACAGAATGCGCTGGCCCAGCAAGCTCGCCGCCATGCTGACCATGACCTCGGCGGTCTGGTTGCGGGTGTCGAGCACCGGGTTGACCTCCACGATGTCGAGGCTGGTGACCCGGCCCGACTCGGAAAGCAGTTCCATCAGCAGGTGGCCCTCGCGGTAGGTCAGGCCGCCGGGGACCGGGGTGCCCACGCCGGGGCAGACCGAGGGGTCCAGCGCGTCGGCGTCAAAGGACACGTGCAGCCGCTCCACGCCCGAGAGCCGCTCCAGCGCTTCTTCCGTGATGCGGGTGATGCCCAGCTGGTCCACGTCCTTCATGGTGTAGGCCTTGATGCCGGCTTCCCGCAGCAGCCCCCGCTCGGAGGCGTCCACGCTGCGGATGCCGACCATCACGATGTCCTCGGGGCGCAGGGTCCAGCCGCCGCCCAGGGCCGCCAGGCCGGGGTCGCCCAGGCCGGTGAGGTGCGCGACCGGCATCCCGTGAATATTGCCGCTGGGGCTGCTCTGGGGGGTGTTGTAGTCGCTGTGGGCGTCCACCCAGAGGAGTCCGGTGCGCGCGCCCCCGCCGCCCGCCGGTTGGCCGCGCCGCGCGTTGCCGCTCACGGTGCCCATGCTGACGCTGTGGTCGCCCCCCAGCGTGACCGGAAAGCTGCCTTGGGGCAGCGCCGCCAGCCGCTCGGCCGTGGCCCGGCAGGCGTCCAGAATGGGATCGAGAAAGACCAGCCCGCTCGCCGCGTGCTTGTCGAGGGTCTCGGGCAGCGCGACCGGCACGTCGCCCAGATCGGTGACGTGGTGCCCCAGGTCCCGCAGCGTCTGGGCCAGGTGGGCGTTTCGCAGGGCCGAGGCGCCCATATCCACGCCCCGGCGCCCGGCCCCCAGGTCCATCGGAATGCCCAGAATAGTCACGTTCATGGCCCCCAGCCTAGGGCCGCCGCCGCGCTATGCCTCAGCCTTGCAAGAATATGTGGCCGGCGGCGGCGGAACAGCGGCCAGGGCGCCCTGCCGGTGAATAGTCATAAGCAGTAGGTGGCCGCGTCGCGGGGGGTGAGGGCGGATTGGCCGGGAAGCGCCGCGCTAGACTCATCTCCCGCCCGTGACTGCTCTCCTGCCTGCCTCCCTGCCCCCCGCCGGATCGCCCCCCACCGGGTCGCCGCGCCGCGTGATGGTGGTGGCCGACTACGTGCATCCCTTCGTGTACCGCGAGGGCTTCGGGCAGCGGGCGCCTCCCGTGGACCTGGTGCTGGCGGCGGGCGACCTGCCAGGCTACTACCTGGAATTTCTGGCGAGTTCGCTGCCGGTGCCGGTCGTGTATGTCCACGGCAACCACGGCGACGAGACCGTCCACGAGGGCGAGACCCGGGTGCCGCCCCGGGGCGTGGTCGCCGCGCACGGCCGGGTGGTGACGGCCGCCGGGCTGCGCATCGCCGGGTGGGGCGGCGTGCCCCGCTACCGCCCGGGCGGCGAGGGCCAGTACAGCGCGGGGCAGGCCCGCCGGGGGCTGCGGTGGCTGGGCTGGCAGGCGCGGGGCGGCGTGGACATCCTGCTCACGCACGCGCCGCCGCTTGGTCCGCACAGCGGCAGCGACTACGCCCACCGGGGCTGCGAGGAAATCACCCGCTTCATGCGCCTGCGCCGCCCGCGCGTGGTCGTCCACGGCCACGTCCACGACTACGAGGGCCGCAAGCTGGCCTACCTCGACGAGGCCAGCGGGGCCAGGGTCGTCAACGCCTACGGCTACCACCTGCTCGAAGTGTAAGAAGGCACGGATTTTGCCGTTCAGTACGCCATTTTCCTTAAGGCCAGGTGGCCGACTGGCACATGAAGGCCCGCTGCGGGGGCGGCATACTGCGCCCTGGCTCAGACGCGGCGACCAGCGGCGCGGGGGAGCCGGAGGGAGACGCCCACCTCCCATCAAACGGGCGCGCGAGCGGGGCGGACGCAGGCCGACGGGGGGGTTCGACACCCTTCACCCGCACCATCAGGGAGGGGAGCCGAGTCAGGCTCCCTTCTTTCTTGGCCCTTTCTTGGCCCCGCGGACCGTGGGCTTGCCCTAGCATCGGGCGGTGTCCGACGCTGCCCAGACGAACGCCGCCCGCGTCACCGAGCTTCACCGCGCCTTTGGGGTGCCGGTGCCCGAGCGGCCCGCCGTGCCTGGCCCTGACCTGTTGGCCCTGCGCCGCACCCTGATCCACGAGGAGACGGCGGAGGTGGAGGCCGAATTCGCGGCCCTGGCGACCCGCCTGGGCGCGGGCGAGACGGTCCCGCCCGGCGACCTCGCGCCGCTGGCCCACGAACTCGCGGACCTGCTGTACGTGACCTACGGGGCGCTGACGACCCTGGGCATCGACGCCGACGCGGTCTTTGCCGAGGTCCACCGCGCCAACCTGAGCAAGCTCGGCGGCCCCAAACGCGCCGACGGCAAGTGGCTCAAGCCCGGGGGCTGGCAACCTGCCGACGTGCGGGGGGTGATTGAGGGGCAGGCAGTGGGGAGTCGCCCGGGGGAGGGAGGCCAGGGTGGTCCCGCAAACCCCCGGCCTCCTGACCCCTGACCGTTCTCAGAACGGCGTGTCTTCCTCGGCCACCGCGACCGGAGCGGGGCGGGCGGCGGGTTGGGGGCGGGTGGGGGCCGGACGGGCGGCGGGGGCGCCCGCCTGGGCTGCCGGACGGTTCCCGCCGGGCACCGCGTAGCGCTCCTGCCGCTTGCCGCCCCGGAAAATGGCGAGGGTCACGTACTCGAACTCGCCGTCGGCCTTCTCGCGCACGTGGTC from Deinococcus budaensis carries:
- a CDS encoding DUF4142 domain-containing protein, which translates into the protein MPRRSALILLPLALGSCTLMAPNAGTADGLFLQAATGSNLFEIQSSQLALSKSNTAAIRAFAQQMITDHTTAQNQVNTLAAARNVPLPKVLPPELQLKITTLNTLSGAAFDAAYAREQVLGHQLSISLHQNQQTAGRDPAVVAYAAEKLPVITGHLQQAQALLTATPAAPATPSAP
- a CDS encoding MFS transporter — its product is MTAPAPTAPPFRLSGAQLGLIAANFLMWGGFFAVIPLVTVHFVDELGWAAASVGLVLGLRQLTQQGLTVFGGAWADRIGPKPLILAGCLIRTLGFAWMGFAETLPVLLAAALLAGIGGGLFDAPKNAAITAVTAPEHRTRMFSLTSISGNLGMVTGPLIGAALLGLGFRTAALAAGSVYLLACAVLAATLPHFRPAAVTGGGLDGLKTAALDRRFRRFTLVLVGYFLLSTQLNVAVTLKAVALAGPGATGPLYGLSAGLAVVLQYPLLRFVERRVRTRVALVAAVLTVALSLGLMGFAATFGQLLACVALYSLGTMLVYPTQQTLTARLAPPGLTGSYFGFSAISLGLGGAVGNVVGGLLIDAGARIGLPLLPWLSLMAVGLLTALGLRWALREVPTREAAQG
- a CDS encoding MBL fold metallo-hydrolase, encoding MAPQLLPLAPRVQYLPGAVNSLVLEDGQGGALLVDTGLDDSHARGLLRALAAAGLTPTAILNTHSHADHHGGNAFILGRFPGLEVFAPSLEAAIIRHPVLEPLSLWGAWPPPGLQSKFLLAPASPAQPVETGAVRLGGVEVELLDVPGHAAEMVAVRAGDVLYAADALFGPAALVKHPLTFCADSGHQKASAARLGTLSGVRVVLPGHGDPTPDLSGLVAANLAAYARTTQAVLEAVAEGAASVDDLLARVCLRLGVTMRDPGAVVLNRAVVSAHLTELLEAGAVEWAVEAGRLTFRPA
- a CDS encoding DUF6328 family protein, whose product is MTQVPDTDTLADLLAELRILLQGAQVLTSFLIILPFNASFRDVAAPERWVYTATFLCSLLSLVLLSAPALHHYLRRPMRHPEEFKGTATRLVRAGAVFMTLALVLATRLVAAQVVPGPLAWIMPGGLALLLLWVWWLVPLRHERRAYGGPKS
- a CDS encoding Dps family protein; amino-acid sequence: MTKKTAATPRASRAKVGASTPAEQANGTPGVPAQGEAKADAAHLDTVHNRLVDHGYLSEEEFGTVSEALQRNLATTISLYLKFKKYHWDIRGRFFRDLHLAYDEFIDEFFPSIDEQAERLVALGGSPVAAPADLARFSAVAVPTETVRDARSQVADLVGDLTRVSKSYRDDAQTVDEANDPVTADLFTGYAATLDKIRWMLQAMMDDDRMN
- a CDS encoding DUF4385 domain-containing protein yields the protein MSKKFDYSLDYAQLDLRAHPELYRVGVGEQGVLLVQPYKAELLPHWRFATPEAARASSERIYAMFLEYLRAGDFVGADMARKFLQMGFTRSRRYANHRGGKKYGGPVPADKKGQSGAHGRAELPRTPEDPVKAESARIFKARWDQAEANEDYARLKREHKARYG
- a CDS encoding NTP transferase domain-containing protein, producing MQDLVGAITAGGRSSRFGRDKAGALLEGRTLLAHVAASLEGVGLRLLVVPPGRYDLPGWRELPDTRPGQGPLAALEAALAAAQAQAGPVWVAFAGVDMPRLTPAYWRALAQERGPDVRAVQALDAQHRPQPLAALYHTSLRPAVTAQLDAGERRLRAAAPPGATRTVPHAVIETVSPGALQNVNTADDLAALVLGGDRPPGR
- a CDS encoding superoxide dismutase, with amino-acid sequence MNRLLVFALPLLLGSCTLMTAGSPYTLGKQPAAGELNPSGTVSVQRSAYMVMTEARASGLRPNQAYVAHYHLQGTAGAPPCESGGPPIMSSKIVATTDANGVLTMSGRVPSGDVLAATYFNIHTAADAEGTPADPGVACTAVRLQ
- a CDS encoding RsmD family RNA methyltransferase gives rise to the protein MSLRILGGSARGRALKVPESARPSGVRLRKSLFDLLAARKPSGSFLDLHGGSGAVGLEAASRGYAVTLIELDPRAVRALEDNARQLELRVRVLRGDAEALLPGLGAFDVVFSDPPYVQDIPRLAKKLLASAVLAPGGLLVCQHPDRTGLPEAPGFVREERRYGSNTLTLYVRAEAGDPAGGPA